The following are encoded in a window of Bacillus sp. SORGH_AS_0510 genomic DNA:
- a CDS encoding L-lactate dehydrogenase, whose product MLNRVNRVALIGTGFVGSSYAFALLNQGITEELVLIDLNKEKAEGDAMDLNHGLPFAPSRTKIWYGDYKDCGQADLVVITAGANQKPGETRLDLVEKNTRIFKGIVEQIMASGFDGIFVVATNPVDILTYAVWKFSGLPKERVIGSGTILDTARFRFLLGEYFDVDTRNVHAYIIGEHGDTELPVWSHADIAGTSISEWTKNKDGYNQNDLNQIFLNVRDAAYHIIERKGATYYGIAMGLVRLTKAILRNENSVLTVSAYLDGEYGQNDIYIGVPAVVNRNGIREIVELDLNSDEKEKFTHSINVLKSTMEPVLKNL is encoded by the coding sequence ATGTTAAATCGCGTGAATAGAGTAGCCTTAATCGGTACAGGATTTGTAGGCTCTAGCTATGCATTTGCCTTATTAAATCAAGGAATCACTGAAGAGCTTGTACTAATTGACTTAAATAAAGAAAAAGCCGAAGGAGATGCAATGGACTTAAATCATGGACTTCCATTCGCACCTTCTCGGACAAAAATTTGGTATGGTGATTACAAGGATTGTGGTCAGGCAGATCTTGTTGTTATTACAGCAGGTGCCAATCAAAAGCCTGGTGAAACACGACTTGACCTAGTTGAAAAGAATACAAGAATCTTTAAAGGTATTGTTGAACAGATTATGGCAAGCGGATTTGACGGGATTTTTGTAGTAGCTACCAATCCAGTTGATATTTTAACCTATGCTGTTTGGAAATTCTCTGGTCTTCCTAAAGAACGTGTTATTGGTTCTGGTACAATTCTCGATACAGCTAGGTTCCGATTCTTACTTGGTGAATATTTTGATGTCGATACCCGAAATGTTCATGCTTATATAATTGGTGAACATGGCGATACTGAGCTTCCTGTTTGGAGTCATGCTGATATTGCTGGAACATCTATTTCTGAATGGACAAAAAACAAAGATGGGTATAATCAGAATGATTTGAATCAAATCTTTTTAAATGTTCGTGACGCTGCTTACCATATTATTGAACGAAAAGGTGCAACTTACTATGGAATTGCTATGGGCTTAGTGCGGTTAACAAAGGCTATTCTGCGAAACGAGAACTCTGTTCTAACGGTATCTGCATATCTAGATGGGGAGTATGGACAAAACGATATATATATCGGAGTCCCTGCTGTTGTAAATCGAAATGGTATTAGAGAAATCGTCGAGCTAGACCTAAATAGTGATGAAAAAGAAAAGTTCACTCACTCTATTAACGTCCTAAAGTCAACAATGGAACCGGTCTTAAAAAATCTATAA
- a CDS encoding rhomboid family intramembrane serine protease: protein MNYREDYVFWRLAFYFISEQGYRIVQLFDNQKEIWLEKLENKKAPIIRLLRQDFDWSNSIQKDIEFCAANGERVRRQVRRGDLDLLNIYVSQFPPVDEFEYRLAKPFLYPDGKKTKVTSLLLTSDQYKEGFLLLSDWVSKDVSFPIDDQYSEEDASILKKTALEFAIKQAKSERAIFTSGKPFFTYVFMVIQLAVFLWLETHGGSTNLTTLIKYGAKFNPYIYDGEWWRFLTPIFLHSGFTHLAMNTLSLYFLGTAVERMYGNTRFLFLYLFSGITGFIASYLFIDNVSVGASGAIAGCFGALLYFGIIYPKLFARTLGPFIIAIFAVNILFGFSKSGIDNAGHIGGLIGGFLAAGIVHFPKKKIPLFQGFFLLITVVVILFSLFYGFKDSKIAKDEHSNIILAQEYVKQENYKKAYELLKGIENPSPQIYFLLSFTEIKQNMLPEAKNHLIKVLQLEPDLPEANYNLALIYLEENDLNQGKKYAEIAAELSPDKKEYTDLVQEINRLIQSSDVGE, encoded by the coding sequence TTGAATTATAGAGAGGATTATGTATTTTGGAGGTTGGCTTTCTATTTTATTTCGGAACAAGGCTATAGAATTGTCCAATTATTTGATAATCAGAAAGAGATTTGGTTAGAAAAATTAGAAAATAAGAAGGCGCCTATTATTCGATTACTACGCCAAGATTTTGATTGGAGTAACTCCATCCAAAAAGACATTGAGTTTTGTGCAGCTAATGGCGAGAGAGTACGTAGGCAGGTGCGGCGTGGAGACCTTGATTTGTTGAACATTTATGTAAGTCAATTCCCGCCTGTAGATGAATTCGAATACCGCTTGGCAAAGCCCTTTTTATATCCAGATGGAAAGAAAACTAAAGTAACTTCACTATTGTTAACAAGCGATCAATATAAGGAAGGCTTTTTGCTTCTTTCTGATTGGGTGAGCAAGGACGTTTCCTTTCCTATCGATGATCAATATTCTGAAGAGGATGCATCTATTTTAAAGAAAACGGCACTCGAGTTTGCAATAAAACAGGCAAAATCCGAGAGAGCTATTTTTACAAGTGGTAAACCATTTTTCACCTATGTATTTATGGTAATTCAGCTTGCTGTTTTTTTATGGCTAGAGACACATGGTGGAAGCACAAATTTGACCACGCTTATTAAGTATGGGGCAAAATTTAATCCATACATCTACGATGGTGAATGGTGGCGTTTCTTAACTCCAATTTTTCTTCATAGTGGATTTACCCATTTAGCAATGAACACACTATCATTATATTTTTTAGGTACTGCAGTTGAAAGAATGTATGGAAACACCCGTTTTTTATTTCTTTATTTGTTTTCGGGAATAACGGGTTTTATAGCTAGCTATTTATTTATAGATAACGTTTCAGTAGGAGCAAGTGGAGCTATAGCGGGGTGCTTTGGCGCCTTACTTTATTTTGGAATCATTTATCCAAAGTTATTTGCAAGAACTCTTGGGCCTTTTATTATTGCTATCTTTGCAGTAAACATTTTGTTTGGTTTTTCAAAAAGTGGCATTGATAACGCGGGACACATAGGTGGGCTAATAGGGGGATTCCTGGCAGCTGGAATAGTCCATTTTCCTAAGAAAAAAATTCCATTGTTTCAAGGCTTTTTCTTACTTATTACCGTTGTGGTCATCCTGTTTTCTTTATTCTATGGGTTTAAAGACTCGAAAATAGCAAAAGATGAGCATTCCAATATTATATTAGCTCAAGAATATGTTAAGCAGGAGAATTACAAGAAGGCATATGAACTTCTCAAGGGTATAGAGAATCCTTCCCCTCAAATCTACTTCTTGTTATCTTTTACGGAAATTAAGCAAAACATGTTACCGGAGGCTAAAAATCATTTGATTAAGGTTCTTCAACTAGAACCTGACCTTCCTGAGGCGAATTATAACCTTGCACTCATATATTTAGAGGAAAATGATTTAAACCAAGGAAAGAAATATGCAGAAATAGCAGCAGAACTAAGTCCGGATAAAAAAGAATATACAGACTTAGTTCAAGAGATCAATCGTCTTATTCAATCATCTGACGTAGGAGAATAG
- a CDS encoding YqgQ family protein: protein MKNIYEIQQFLKQFGTFIYVGDRVADLELMESELKELYQAQFIEPRDYQTALLILRHEIQLQKEKSK from the coding sequence ATGAAGAATATTTATGAAATTCAGCAATTCTTAAAACAATTCGGTACATTTATTTATGTTGGGGATAGAGTAGCTGATCTTGAACTTATGGAGTCGGAATTGAAGGAACTCTATCAAGCACAGTTCATTGAACCAAGAGACTATCAAACAGCATTGTTAATTTTAAGACACGAAATTCAATTACAAAAAGAAAAATCTAAATAA
- a CDS encoding ROK family glucokinase, which yields MSEKWFVGVDLGGTTTKIAFITMDGEIVEKWEVPTDNSNEGQNITSNIAKAINEKLSELGQKKEQLIGVGMGAPGPVDYEDGIVLNVVNLGWKDNYPLKESLESSTMLPAAIENDANCAALGEMWKGAGNGAKDLVCITLGTGVGGGVIANGNIVQGVNGAAGEIGHITAVPYDGAPCNCGKTGCLETVASATGIVRIAMEELTKGQSTGELNKILRSNGKITAKDVFDTAKNGDTLALQVLDVVCFHLGFAAANIANTLNPNMIVLGGGVSKAGSILLDKVKEYFAKYAFSAVRDSTVLSLATLGNDAGVLGAAWLIKNKINK from the coding sequence TTGTCAGAAAAATGGTTTGTAGGCGTTGATTTAGGAGGAACCACCACTAAAATCGCATTTATTACGATGGATGGTGAAATTGTTGAAAAATGGGAAGTACCAACTGATAATTCAAATGAAGGACAAAATATTACTTCTAATATAGCAAAAGCAATCAATGAGAAATTATCTGAACTTGGGCAGAAAAAAGAGCAGTTAATAGGAGTAGGAATGGGTGCACCAGGCCCTGTAGACTACGAAGACGGAATTGTATTGAATGTGGTGAACTTAGGCTGGAAGGATAACTATCCTTTAAAAGAAAGTCTAGAATCGTCAACCATGCTGCCAGCAGCAATTGAGAATGATGCCAATTGTGCGGCTTTGGGTGAAATGTGGAAAGGGGCAGGAAATGGAGCGAAGGACCTTGTTTGCATCACGCTAGGGACAGGCGTTGGCGGTGGTGTGATAGCAAATGGGAATATCGTTCAGGGGGTTAACGGCGCAGCAGGAGAAATTGGCCATATAACAGCTGTTCCATACGATGGCGCACCATGTAATTGCGGTAAGACTGGGTGTCTGGAAACAGTGGCATCAGCAACAGGAATCGTTCGAATAGCGATGGAAGAGTTAACTAAAGGCCAATCAACTGGTGAACTGAATAAAATTCTTAGAAGCAATGGGAAGATTACGGCTAAAGACGTATTCGATACGGCTAAAAATGGCGATACATTAGCTCTTCAAGTTTTAGATGTGGTCTGCTTCCATTTAGGTTTTGCTGCAGCAAATATTGCTAACACACTGAATCCTAATATGATCGTCCTTGGCGGTGGTGTGTCTAAAGCAGGAAGTATCTTGTTAGACAAGGTAAAAGAATACTTTGCTAAGTATGCTTTTTCAGCGGTAAGAGATTCTACAGTCCTGTCCTTAGCTACGCTTGGAAACGATGCTGGGGTCCTTGGGGCAGCTTGGCTAATAAAGAATAAAATAAATAAATAA
- a CDS encoding M14 family metallopeptidase, whose translation MEITIRAEDTLSYYSHLFKVPLNLMEDSNPNISPTNMKVRGKVRIPGYISVPYVIEDGDSLWDLASAKGLHVDAILILNPTLESQLLKKDELIYIPERIGTAHTSVKTPCHYKSLVKTIQSLKKLYPFITVNTIGKSILGNSIHEIRIGRGKKKVHMNASFHANEWITTMVLMSLVNKYLHSLTNEELIRGEKASRFYEEIELSIVPMVNPDGVDLVLNGPPLKVKEEVVTINEGSEEFVHWKANIKGIDLNNQFPANWDICKRNKEPKSPASRDFPGDSPLTEPEAIAMADLAKNNSFDLVIAFHTQGEEFYWGYEGLEPPISEEIAIEFERVSGYQAIRYVNSHAGYKDWFIQEFKRPGFTIELGKGINPLPLSQFQKILKPAEEIFFAALSF comes from the coding sequence ATGGAAATAACTATACGGGCTGAGGATACATTATCCTATTACAGTCATTTATTTAAAGTGCCGCTCAACCTCATGGAAGATTCCAACCCTAATATAAGTCCAACTAATATGAAGGTGCGAGGTAAAGTTAGAATACCTGGATATATCTCAGTACCATATGTCATAGAAGATGGGGATAGTTTATGGGATCTAGCTTCAGCAAAGGGGCTGCATGTGGATGCCATACTAATTTTAAATCCCACCTTAGAATCACAGCTTTTGAAAAAGGATGAATTGATATATATACCTGAGAGGATTGGCACTGCCCATACTTCGGTGAAAACACCTTGTCATTATAAAAGCCTTGTAAAAACCATTCAGTCATTAAAAAAGCTTTACCCATTTATTACGGTCAATACAATTGGTAAAAGTATTTTGGGAAATTCCATTCATGAAATTAGAATCGGGAGAGGTAAAAAAAAGGTTCATATGAATGCCTCATTTCATGCCAATGAATGGATCACCACAATGGTATTAATGAGCTTGGTGAATAAATATCTTCACTCATTAACAAATGAAGAATTAATAAGAGGGGAGAAGGCAAGCCGATTTTACGAAGAAATAGAGTTGTCTATCGTCCCAATGGTCAATCCAGATGGGGTTGATCTTGTACTAAATGGTCCTCCCTTAAAGGTAAAGGAGGAAGTAGTAACAATAAATGAAGGAAGCGAAGAGTTTGTCCATTGGAAAGCCAATATCAAAGGAATTGATTTAAACAATCAGTTCCCTGCTAATTGGGACATTTGTAAACGAAATAAGGAACCCAAATCACCCGCTTCTAGGGATTTTCCCGGCGATTCCCCATTAACAGAACCTGAGGCCATTGCAATGGCTGATTTGGCAAAAAACAATTCATTTGACCTTGTTATCGCTTTTCATACACAGGGAGAAGAGTTTTATTGGGGATACGAGGGACTTGAACCTCCTATTTCAGAAGAAATCGCAATTGAATTTGAAAGAGTTAGTGGTTATCAAGCGATCCGTTATGTCAATAGTCACGCGGGTTACAAGGATTGGTTTATTCAGGAGTTTAAACGACCTGGTTTTACTATCGAACTTGGAAAGGGAATTAACCCCCTTCCACTATCACAATTTCAAAAAATCCTAAAGCCAGCCGAGGAGATATTTTTTGCCGCATTATCCTTTTAG
- a CDS encoding MTH1187 family thiamine-binding protein, whose amino-acid sequence MAIVDVTVIPLGTETPSVSKYVASVQKVLKKYEGEGKIRFQLTPMNTIIEGELAVLFEVIQAMHEVPFSEGIQRVATTIRIDDRRDVKRTMEYKVDRVSSLLNEE is encoded by the coding sequence ATGGCCATAGTAGATGTGACTGTTATTCCATTAGGTACGGAGACTCCAAGTGTCAGTAAATATGTAGCAAGTGTACAAAAGGTGTTAAAGAAATATGAGGGGGAAGGGAAAATACGATTCCAACTGACGCCCATGAATACCATAATTGAAGGAGAGCTTGCCGTTCTTTTTGAGGTCATTCAAGCGATGCATGAGGTTCCATTCTCTGAAGGTATACAGAGGGTTGCTACAACGATTCGAATTGATGATCGCAGAGATGTGAAGCGAACTATGGAATATAAAGTAGATCGGGTTTCAAGCCTTTTAAATGAAGAATAA
- a CDS encoding DUF2759 domain-containing protein, with amino-acid sequence MGLVIIFSIVTLLAAYGGYSALKNKNFLGAFWGIASFLVFGWFVVMTVLEHGYPTGTH; translated from the coding sequence ATGGGTCTAGTTATTATTTTTTCTATCGTAACCCTGCTTGCTGCTTATGGTGGATATAGCGCACTAAAGAATAAAAATTTCTTAGGTGCATTTTGGGGTATTGCATCTTTTCTAGTTTTTGGTTGGTTTGTTGTTATGACAGTTTTAGAACACGGTTACCCAACAGGAACTCACTAA